The following are encoded in a window of Halorarum salinum genomic DNA:
- a CDS encoding thiamine pyrophosphate-requiring protein, whose translation MSEGGDPSDEGGREVGERLVERLGERGVEYVFATFGTDHPTLIRGFAEDGAPTPILAPHEMVAASAAHGYAQATGDPGVVLVHVDVGTANLGASLHNAARSRVPLLVVAGRTPLTTDGETPGSRSIFVHWYQDVADQHGIVREYTKWEYELEAAENVDGVVDRGLDVATADPAGPTYLTLPREVLRREAPAPTPNRTTATEPATLDAGTRRRLADLLAEAEHPLVVTSYLGREEAAVPVLESFAETVGVPVVETAPAFDLNFPRDHPLHFGFGAEPHLDEADLLLVVDCDVPWVPKRASPRADATVVHVDADPEKPMYPMWDFHADLRVRADAQSALADLTEAFDPADGADRADRFGERGLARHERRRDAVPDAADADRITPDLLSHALGEALDDDAIVVDETVTNTPSVLRHCTRTKPGTYYSYCSSGLGWGLGAAAGVALARPDATVVGVVGDGSFVLGNPLAAVQMTEAYDLPHLTVVYNNEGWAAVSDAIADQYDEVGFDPSEFTRFDPGTDYAALAEGWGCHGERVSEPAELEAAVERALGAVEDGTHAILDVAVR comes from the coding sequence ATGAGCGAGGGGGGCGACCCGAGCGACGAGGGCGGCCGGGAGGTCGGCGAACGCCTCGTCGAGCGGCTCGGGGAGCGGGGCGTCGAGTACGTCTTCGCGACCTTCGGCACCGACCACCCGACGCTGATCAGGGGGTTCGCCGAGGACGGCGCGCCGACCCCGATCCTCGCGCCCCACGAGATGGTCGCGGCCAGCGCCGCACACGGGTACGCACAGGCGACCGGGGACCCGGGCGTCGTCCTCGTCCACGTCGACGTCGGCACGGCGAACCTCGGGGCGAGCCTGCACAACGCCGCCCGCTCGCGGGTCCCGCTGCTGGTCGTGGCGGGGCGGACGCCGCTGACCACCGACGGCGAGACGCCGGGGTCGCGCAGCATCTTCGTCCACTGGTACCAGGACGTCGCCGACCAGCACGGGATCGTCCGCGAGTACACCAAGTGGGAGTACGAACTCGAGGCGGCGGAGAACGTCGACGGCGTCGTCGACCGCGGCCTCGACGTCGCCACGGCGGACCCGGCCGGCCCGACCTACCTGACGCTCCCCCGGGAGGTGCTCCGGCGGGAGGCGCCGGCGCCGACACCGAACCGGACCACGGCGACCGAGCCGGCCACGCTCGACGCCGGGACGCGCCGGAGACTCGCGGATCTGCTCGCGGAGGCCGAGCACCCGCTCGTCGTCACGAGCTACCTCGGTCGCGAGGAGGCCGCCGTGCCGGTGCTGGAGTCGTTCGCCGAGACCGTCGGCGTTCCCGTCGTCGAGACCGCGCCCGCGTTCGACCTGAACTTCCCCCGCGACCACCCCCTCCACTTCGGGTTCGGCGCCGAACCCCACCTCGACGAGGCCGACCTGCTCCTGGTCGTGGACTGTGACGTCCCGTGGGTCCCCAAACGCGCCAGCCCGCGGGCGGACGCGACCGTCGTCCACGTCGACGCGGACCCGGAGAAGCCGATGTACCCGATGTGGGACTTCCACGCGGACCTCCGGGTGCGCGCGGACGCGCAATCCGCGCTCGCGGACCTGACGGAGGCGTTCGACCCCGCGGACGGCGCCGACCGGGCGGACCGGTTCGGCGAGCGCGGCCTCGCCCGCCACGAGCGACGGCGCGACGCCGTCCCCGACGCCGCGGACGCCGACCGGATCACGCCCGACCTCCTCTCGCACGCGCTCGGGGAGGCGCTCGACGACGACGCGATCGTCGTCGACGAGACCGTGACGAACACGCCCTCGGTGCTGCGCCACTGCACCCGCACGAAGCCGGGTACCTACTACTCGTACTGTTCGAGCGGACTGGGCTGGGGCCTCGGGGCCGCGGCGGGAGTCGCGCTCGCGCGCCCGGACGCGACGGTGGTCGGTGTGGTCGGCGACGGCTCCTTCGTCCTCGGGAACCCGCTCGCCGCCGTCCAGATGACCGAGGCGTACGACCTGCCGCACCTCACCGTCGTCTACAACAACGAGGGGTGGGCCGCCGTCTCGGACGCGATCGCCGACCAGTACGACGAGGTCGGGTTCGATCCGTCCGAGTTCACGCGCTTCGACCCCGGCACCGACTACGCCGCGCTCGCCGAGGGGTGGGGCTGTCACGGCGAGCGGGTGTCCGAGCCCGCGGAACTCGAGGCCGCCGTCGAACGCGCTCTCGGCGCCGTCGAGGACGGCACGCACGCGATCCTCGACGTGGCGGTGCGCTGA
- a CDS encoding arylsulfotransferase family protein, with amino-acid sequence MTGDRGSHLVLAGVLLFVLTVGVSGALAPDRAGTTAAPDGETRATLVGSQGGGPGWHEHGSIYLLNGSDVEWREDSADSYFDVQRLEDGTVLAGFMHSGYEECGEYESPCTRTGIRIVDPDAEGGPEVVEEYSFPVRSQSNSEIHDAEPLPDGGYAMTDMDRERILIVEDDEVVWQWNASELYDEPDDPTRTDWLHINDVDRIGEDRFLVSVRNANQLVIVERTDDGGSEVVEIVNEDTGGSDASCTKNGQLRDADGDGDVRCGDPSVLNHQHNPQWLGDGAVLVADSDNDRVVELHRNAEGDWEPVWVLESAEGMDLRWPRDADRLPNGNTVVTDTLNKRVFEVDENGTVVWSVETERIPYEADREPRELTGGVTADLPRYDGDGTHVAGSGSVPVLSTLVVGLRAVAPWAPVWFAETQIGLTLVSLALALGGGVVHVRSD; translated from the coding sequence ATGACCGGAGACCGCGGGTCGCACCTGGTCCTCGCCGGCGTCCTGCTGTTCGTGCTCACCGTGGGGGTGAGCGGCGCGCTCGCGCCCGACCGGGCCGGGACGACCGCCGCGCCCGACGGCGAGACGCGCGCGACGCTCGTCGGCTCACAGGGGGGCGGACCCGGCTGGCACGAACACGGGAGCATCTACCTGCTGAACGGGAGCGACGTGGAGTGGCGCGAGGACAGCGCGGACAGCTACTTCGACGTCCAGCGGCTCGAGGACGGCACCGTTCTCGCGGGGTTCATGCACTCCGGCTACGAGGAGTGCGGCGAGTACGAGTCGCCGTGCACGCGGACGGGAATCCGCATCGTCGACCCCGACGCGGAGGGCGGGCCCGAGGTGGTCGAGGAGTACAGCTTCCCCGTCCGGTCCCAGTCGAACAGCGAGATCCACGACGCCGAGCCGCTCCCCGACGGCGGCTACGCCATGACCGACATGGACCGCGAGCGGATCCTGATCGTCGAGGACGACGAGGTGGTCTGGCAGTGGAACGCCTCGGAGCTGTACGACGAACCCGACGACCCCACCCGGACCGACTGGCTCCACATCAACGACGTCGACCGGATCGGCGAGGACCGCTTCCTCGTCTCGGTCCGGAACGCCAACCAGCTCGTGATCGTCGAGCGGACCGACGACGGCGGGAGCGAGGTCGTCGAGATCGTCAACGAGGACACGGGCGGGAGCGACGCCTCCTGTACCAAGAACGGTCAGCTCCGCGACGCCGACGGCGACGGCGACGTGCGCTGTGGCGACCCGTCGGTCCTGAACCACCAGCACAACCCGCAGTGGCTGGGCGACGGCGCCGTCCTGGTCGCGGACTCGGACAACGACCGCGTGGTCGAACTCCACCGGAACGCGGAGGGCGACTGGGAGCCCGTCTGGGTGCTCGAGAGCGCCGAGGGAATGGACCTCCGCTGGCCCCGTGACGCCGACCGCCTGCCCAACGGGAACACGGTCGTCACGGACACGCTCAACAAGCGCGTCTTCGAGGTCGACGAGAACGGTACCGTGGTCTGGAGCGTCGAGACCGAGCGCATCCCGTACGAGGCCGACCGCGAACCCCGCGAGCTGACCGGCGGCGTGACCGCCGACCTGCCCCGGTATGACGGCGACGGGACGCACGTCGCGGGCTCCGGGAGCGTCCCCGTCCTCTCGACGCTCGTCGTCGGCCTGCGGGCGGTCGCGCCCTGGGCGCCCGTCTGGTTCGCCGAGACGCAGATCGGGCTCACGCTCGTCTCGCTCGCGCTCGCGCTCGGCGGCGGGGTCGTCCACGTTCGGTCGGATTGA
- a CDS encoding NUDIX hydrolase: MNADDLAWETVDSGVDYTCPGFDVRRDDVRLPDGTETDFHYVDEPPAVVVLPFTPDGDVVLVEEWRQAVGRVNRGLPAGTVEDGDDADLEAAARRELREETGHEADSLSHLVTVEPENGIANSVHHHFLARGCRPTAEQDLDFNESIRPVVADYDEFRAAVFGGEVRDGRAVLAVSRYEAEHGSGVTGADGLAGDE, from the coding sequence ATGAACGCGGACGACCTCGCCTGGGAGACGGTCGACTCCGGCGTGGACTACACCTGTCCGGGGTTCGACGTCCGCCGTGACGACGTGCGGCTCCCGGACGGCACCGAGACCGACTTCCACTACGTCGACGAACCGCCCGCGGTCGTCGTGCTCCCGTTCACCCCCGACGGCGACGTGGTGCTGGTCGAGGAGTGGCGCCAGGCGGTCGGCCGGGTGAACCGCGGGCTCCCCGCGGGGACCGTCGAGGACGGCGACGACGCGGACCTGGAGGCCGCCGCCCGGCGGGAGCTCCGCGAGGAGACCGGACACGAGGCCGACTCGCTCTCCCACCTCGTCACGGTCGAACCGGAGAACGGAATCGCCAACTCGGTCCACCACCACTTCCTCGCCCGCGGCTGCCGCCCGACGGCCGAGCAGGACCTCGACTTCAACGAGAGCATCCGCCCGGTCGTCGCCGACTACGACGAGTTCAGGGCGGCCGTCTTCGGCGGCGAGGTACGCGACGGGCGGGCCGTCCTCGCGGTCTCGCGGTACGAGGCCGAACACGGGTCCGGCGTGACCGGCGCGGATGGCCTCGCTGGCGACGAGTAA
- a CDS encoding type II CAAX endopeptidase family protein, translating into MVTLSPRSRAFAVGYGLGITGVVLALLLTLPAVLMLSLAGTASTVALLLVSFVFGQYLPFMGFPLLYLRRWRGMGWADVREYLGVRVPTIRELGVVVAGFFAVLGLAFGTILLVTQVFELTPAQNSTAELAMDAPRVIPLLIAASLLVIGPCEETLFRGGVQNRLRESFSAPVAITLAAVLFAAIHVTALTGGLEARAVTIGILLVPSFVFGAAYEYTGNLVVPALIHGIWNAFLFTSLYVSLRFGPEGGAGAVLLPLFG; encoded by the coding sequence ATGGTCACGCTCTCCCCCCGCTCCCGGGCGTTCGCCGTCGGATACGGGCTCGGGATAACCGGCGTCGTCCTCGCGCTCCTGTTGACGCTCCCGGCCGTGCTCATGCTCTCGCTCGCGGGCACCGCGTCGACGGTCGCCCTCCTCCTCGTCAGCTTCGTCTTCGGACAGTACCTCCCGTTCATGGGCTTCCCGCTCCTGTATCTCCGGCGCTGGCGGGGGATGGGCTGGGCCGACGTCCGGGAGTACCTCGGCGTCCGCGTCCCGACGATCCGGGAACTCGGCGTCGTCGTCGCGGGCTTCTTCGCGGTGCTGGGGCTGGCGTTCGGCACCATCCTCTTGGTCACGCAGGTGTTCGAGCTCACGCCCGCGCAGAACTCCACGGCCGAACTCGCGATGGACGCCCCCCGGGTCATCCCGCTGCTTATCGCCGCCTCCCTCCTCGTCATCGGGCCGTGCGAGGAGACGCTGTTCCGTGGCGGGGTCCAGAACCGGCTTCGCGAGTCGTTCTCCGCGCCCGTCGCCATCACCCTGGCGGCGGTGCTGTTCGCCGCGATCCACGTCACCGCGCTCACCGGCGGGCTCGAGGCCCGCGCGGTCACCATCGGCATCCTGCTCGTCCCCAGCTTCGTCTTCGGCGCCGCCTACGAGTACACCGGCAACCTCGTCGTCCCGGCGCTCATCCACGGGATCTGGAACGCGTTCCTCTTCACCAGCCTGTACGTCTCGCTGAGGTTCGGGCCCGAGGGCGGCGCCGGGGCCGTGCTGCTCCCGCTGTTCGGCTGA
- the tgtA gene encoding tRNA guanosine(15) transglycosylase TgtA, protein MRDNFEVRDQDAAGRLGELTVPRAGVTVETPALLPVVNPNLLTVEPARLESEFGAEILITNSYIVRNDDDLRERAEREGLHEMLGFEGAIMTDSGSFQLAEYGEIDTTTREILAFQREIGSDVGTPVDVPTPPDASRERAEADLETTAEALADAATVDVGDMLVNAPVQGATYPDLRERAGREAAATDFDVFPVGAVVPMLNAYRYDDMVDAVAAAKRGLDADCPVHLFGAGHPMMFALAVALGCDLFDSAAYALYARDGRYLTVSGTEHLDDLEYLPCSCPICHEYDPAGLRAADGDERERLLAEHNLHVTFEEMRRVKGAIRDGDLLELVEQRARSHPAMLDGYRALLDHAPQLEREDHASKGTFFAVSHESARRPEVRRHQDRLDRLAVPDRLLLSEYGAPSGHGYDEVWRVVPPFGPFPRALSETYPLTAETPDRTDAAAERAAAEGVAALVAANPDADVTLAHDGWHGDALALVPTSVTLEDLSALGERNESP, encoded by the coding sequence ATGCGCGACAACTTCGAGGTCCGCGACCAGGACGCCGCGGGCCGACTCGGGGAGCTGACCGTCCCCCGGGCGGGGGTCACCGTCGAGACGCCCGCGCTCCTCCCGGTCGTCAACCCGAACCTCCTCACCGTCGAACCCGCGCGCCTGGAGTCGGAGTTCGGCGCGGAGATCCTCATCACCAACTCCTACATCGTCCGCAACGACGACGACCTCCGCGAACGGGCCGAGCGCGAGGGGCTCCACGAGATGCTCGGCTTCGAGGGCGCCATCATGACCGACTCGGGGAGCTTCCAGCTCGCCGAGTACGGCGAGATCGACACGACGACCCGCGAGATACTCGCATTCCAGCGCGAGATCGGGAGCGACGTCGGCACGCCCGTCGACGTCCCGACGCCGCCGGACGCCTCCCGCGAGCGGGCCGAGGCCGACCTGGAGACGACGGCCGAGGCGCTCGCCGACGCAGCGACCGTCGACGTCGGCGACATGCTGGTGAACGCCCCGGTCCAGGGCGCCACCTACCCCGACCTCCGCGAGCGCGCCGGCCGCGAGGCCGCCGCGACCGACTTCGACGTGTTCCCGGTCGGCGCGGTGGTGCCGATGCTGAACGCCTACCGCTACGACGACATGGTGGACGCCGTCGCCGCGGCCAAGCGCGGTCTCGACGCGGACTGCCCGGTCCACCTGTTCGGCGCCGGCCACCCGATGATGTTCGCGCTGGCGGTCGCGCTCGGCTGCGACCTCTTCGACTCGGCGGCGTACGCCCTCTACGCCCGCGACGGCCGCTACCTCACGGTGTCCGGAACCGAACACCTGGACGACCTCGAGTACCTCCCGTGTTCGTGCCCCATCTGCCACGAGTACGACCCCGCCGGGCTGCGTGCGGCGGACGGCGACGAGCGGGAGCGCCTGCTCGCGGAACACAACCTCCACGTCACGTTCGAGGAGATGCGCCGCGTGAAGGGGGCGATCCGCGACGGCGACCTGCTCGAACTCGTCGAGCAGCGCGCCCGGTCACACCCGGCGATGCTCGACGGCTACCGCGCGCTGCTGGACCACGCCCCCCAACTGGAGCGCGAGGACCACGCGAGCAAGGGGACGTTCTTCGCCGTCTCCCACGAGTCGGCGCGGCGACCCGAGGTGCGCCGCCACCAGGACCGGCTGGACAGGCTGGCCGTCCCCGACCGCCTGCTCCTCTCGGAGTACGGCGCGCCCTCGGGCCACGGGTACGACGAGGTGTGGCGGGTCGTCCCGCCGTTCGGCCCGTTCCCCCGCGCGCTCTCGGAGACGTACCCGCTCACCGCGGAGACGCCCGACCGGACCGACGCGGCAGCCGAGCGGGCCGCCGCGGAGGGGGTGGCCGCGCTGGTCGCCGCGAACCCGGACGCCGACGTCACACTGGCGCACGACGGCTGGCACGGCGACGCGCTCGCGCTCGTTCCGACGTCCGTGACGCTGGAGGACCTCTCCGCGCTGGGCGAGCGTAACGAAAGCCCCTAA
- the arcS gene encoding archaeosine synthase subunit alpha codes for MTDYFEIHERDGAARLGELRLSSPVTTPALVDGEAERAAGDGTGTRVPLRDAGSLWGADREVPEGDSDALTVLPHRAFPAGTRDPVVESFAVEYPDVDAPTAAVVKSDAAGAAGAAGAPVDAYVLADAQGFVGHASAFVDAVIAVREAVPADTALYLSGVATPANAATLAYAGVDLLDAKRARIKGSQGKYLATDDERFLEDLEELPCSCPACQVPREEFDRLDCEEHNVNVLAGELRRVRQRIQEGRLRDYVEGQARHEQWLTATFRELDGQYGYLEERTPLVRDSELTAATEDTLRRVEIQRFAERVTGRYVNRFRNPLVLVPCSATKPYSESQSHAQFHDAVQYRAHLASMTSPIGVVPQELELTYPAQHYDTVVTGRWSEDEKEFVAAVLGRYLERNEYPRVIAHVPDEGYRDICERVEADVDVPFEYTVEEHPTTTDSISNLMSTLEGELKYGKRERQHNTVRALADYMLGDGAGDDLFDELNTTSRYPKLQVRDDAGEQLATMVPNYGVLAFTLAGARRWVESDAPTKRVEIDDFVPRGSVLAPGVVDADGGIRVGDEVVVEGPSAFAVGRARMSGPGMRSSTRGEAVQVRHAEER; via the coding sequence ATGACCGACTACTTCGAGATCCACGAGCGGGACGGCGCCGCCCGACTCGGGGAGCTCCGGCTCTCCTCGCCGGTGACCACTCCGGCCCTGGTGGACGGGGAGGCGGAGCGCGCCGCCGGGGACGGGACGGGGACGCGCGTCCCGCTCCGCGACGCGGGCTCGCTCTGGGGCGCCGACCGCGAGGTGCCCGAGGGGGACTCCGACGCCCTGACGGTGCTTCCCCACCGGGCGTTCCCCGCGGGCACGCGCGACCCGGTCGTGGAGTCGTTCGCCGTCGAGTACCCCGACGTCGACGCGCCGACCGCGGCCGTCGTCAAGAGCGACGCGGCGGGGGCGGCCGGCGCCGCCGGGGCGCCGGTGGACGCATACGTCCTCGCGGACGCGCAGGGGTTCGTCGGCCACGCCTCGGCGTTCGTCGACGCCGTGATCGCCGTGCGCGAGGCCGTTCCTGCTGACACCGCGCTGTATCTCTCGGGAGTGGCGACGCCGGCCAACGCCGCGACGCTGGCGTACGCGGGCGTCGACCTGCTCGACGCGAAGCGGGCGCGGATCAAGGGGTCACAGGGGAAGTATCTCGCGACCGACGACGAACGCTTCCTCGAGGACCTCGAGGAGCTACCGTGCTCGTGTCCGGCGTGCCAGGTGCCGCGCGAGGAGTTCGACCGGCTCGACTGCGAGGAGCACAACGTGAACGTGCTTGCAGGCGAACTCCGCCGGGTCCGCCAGCGGATCCAGGAGGGCCGCCTGCGCGACTACGTCGAGGGGCAGGCGCGCCACGAGCAGTGGCTCACCGCGACGTTCCGCGAACTGGACGGGCAGTACGGCTACCTGGAGGAGCGGACGCCGCTCGTCCGGGATTCCGAGCTGACGGCGGCGACGGAGGACACCCTCCGGCGGGTGGAGATCCAGCGGTTCGCCGAGCGCGTCACCGGGCGGTACGTGAACCGCTTCCGGAACCCGCTGGTGCTGGTGCCGTGCTCGGCGACGAAGCCGTACTCCGAGAGCCAGAGCCACGCGCAGTTCCACGACGCCGTCCAGTACCGGGCGCACCTCGCGTCGATGACCTCGCCCATCGGGGTCGTGCCGCAGGAACTCGAACTCACCTACCCCGCACAGCACTACGACACCGTGGTGACCGGGCGGTGGAGCGAGGACGAGAAGGAGTTCGTGGCCGCGGTGCTCGGCCGGTACCTCGAGCGGAACGAGTACCCGCGCGTGATCGCGCACGTCCCCGACGAGGGCTACCGCGACATCTGCGAGCGCGTCGAGGCCGACGTCGACGTCCCGTTCGAGTACACCGTCGAGGAGCACCCGACGACGACCGACTCGATCTCGAACCTGATGTCGACGCTCGAGGGCGAGTTGAAGTACGGCAAGCGCGAGCGCCAGCACAACACGGTCCGCGCGCTGGCCGACTACATGCTCGGCGACGGGGCCGGCGACGACCTGTTCGACGAGCTGAACACGACCAGCCGCTACCCCAAGCTCCAGGTCCGCGACGACGCCGGCGAGCAGCTGGCGACGATGGTGCCCAACTACGGCGTGCTCGCGTTCACGCTCGCGGGCGCCCGGCGGTGGGTCGAGAGCGACGCGCCGACGAAGCGGGTGGAGATCGACGACTTCGTCCCGCGCGGGAGCGTGCTCGCGCCGGGCGTCGTCGACGCCGACGGGGGGATCCGCGTCGGCGACGAGGTCGTCGTCGAGGGGCCGTCGGCGTTCGCGGTCGGACGGGCGCGGATGTCCGGCCCGGGGATGCGCTCGTCGACGCGCGGGGAGGCCGTGCAGGTGCGCCACGCCGAGGAGCGCTGA